A window of the Armatimonadia bacterium genome harbors these coding sequences:
- the lpxD gene encoding UDP-3-O-(3-hydroxymyristoyl)glucosamine N-acyltransferase: MHIVQIPLGQLAALLDGSVEGDAAVTISGPGTLESAELGQIVFVEKPELLTMGEQSAASALIVSPASRTSAKPIIVTEDPRLAFSKVLEIFAPKPRVYQGVHPTAVIGRNVHMGENVSVGAYAVVEDNVILGDNVIVYPLAYVGHEATIGDATIVYPHVFIGERVAIGKRSILHSGSALGCDGFGFLQTAQGHRKIPQIGTVNIGDDVEVGACCTVDRATVGATVVGNGTKIDDHVHIAHNCQIGENCLLCGQVGIAGSTKVGNNVVMGGQVGVNDHVNIGDNVVIGAQAGVFGDLTEPGIYSGYPARPHTSQLRVSAASQKLPDLLKKIRDLEKRIAELEAKGKDS; this comes from the coding sequence GTGCATATTGTACAAATACCCTTGGGTCAGTTGGCCGCCTTGCTGGACGGCAGCGTAGAGGGAGACGCCGCCGTAACCATCTCCGGCCCCGGCACGCTGGAAAGCGCCGAGCTGGGCCAGATCGTCTTTGTTGAGAAACCCGAATTGCTCACGATGGGTGAGCAGAGCGCGGCGTCGGCACTGATCGTGTCGCCGGCTTCCCGCACCTCCGCGAAGCCCATCATCGTCACCGAGGACCCGCGTCTTGCCTTCAGCAAGGTGCTCGAGATCTTTGCGCCCAAGCCGCGTGTCTATCAGGGCGTACATCCGACAGCGGTTATCGGGCGCAACGTGCACATGGGCGAGAACGTCTCGGTGGGCGCCTACGCCGTCGTCGAGGACAACGTCATCCTGGGCGACAACGTCATCGTCTATCCGCTGGCTTACGTAGGCCACGAGGCCACCATCGGCGATGCGACGATCGTCTATCCCCACGTCTTCATCGGCGAGCGCGTCGCAATCGGTAAGCGCAGCATCCTCCACTCGGGCTCTGCCTTGGGTTGCGACGGTTTTGGGTTCCTGCAGACCGCTCAGGGCCATCGCAAAATCCCGCAGATCGGCACCGTGAACATCGGCGACGACGTCGAAGTCGGCGCCTGCTGCACGGTAGACCGCGCGACGGTCGGGGCCACTGTGGTGGGCAATGGCACCAAGATCGATGACCACGTGCACATCGCGCACAACTGCCAAATCGGCGAGAACTGCCTGTTGTGCGGACAAGTCGGGATCGCCGGCAGCACCAAGGTCGGCAACAACGTTGTCATGGGTGGGCAGGTCGGCGTGAACGACCATGTCAACATCGGCGACAACGTCGTGATCGGGGCGCAGGCCGGTGTGTTCGGTGACCTCACCGAGCCCGGCATCTACTCCGGCTACCCGGCGCGGCCGCATACCAGTCAGCTTCGCGTCTCGGCGGCTTCTCAGAAGCTCCCGGACCTGCTCAAGAAGATCCGCGACCTGGAAAAGCGCATTGCGGAACTGGAAGCCAAAGGCAAGGACAGCTAG